DNA from Dasypus novemcinctus isolate mDasNov1 chromosome 19, mDasNov1.1.hap2, whole genome shotgun sequence:
ctgatgcgctcagggagtgccctgccatgcaggagagccccacgcacaaggagtgcgtcccgtaaggagagccaccccacgtgaaaaaagcacagctcacccaggagtggcgccgcacacacggagagctgacacagcaagatgacgcagcaaaaagagacacagattcctggtgctgctgacaagaatagaagcggacacagaaaaacacacagcgaatggacagagagagcagacatctgggaggggggaaggggagagagaaaaataaataataaatctttttttttttaaagcgtattaaaaaatgaaatttgggaagcggatttggctcaacagatagagcatctgcctaccacatgggaggtccagggtttggtgccCAGGGCcgcctggtgagggcaagctggcccaggctgactgccagcccatgtgggaaagctgccccgcgcaggagagCTGGCTGAcgcggagagctggtgtagcaagatgacgcaacaagagacacagaggaggacaataagaagacacagcagggagctgaggtggcacaagagagtgatcgcctctctcccactccagaaggtcccaggatcggttcccggagccgcctaatgagaagacaaacaggcacagaagaacacgcagcgaatggacacagagagcagacaacggggggggggggcggagaagggggtagaaataaatagaaaaataaatctttaagcaGCAGCACCCCCGCCGCTCTCGTGGGCACGTGCGGGCGTGATGCATTTATTAAACCCCCCGGCGCAGTGTGGACTTGGGCAGGGCCCGTGGTCTCCCCCCGAcgggcaaaggggtccgtgggacAGGAAGGGCTGAGGTCCCCCGATTTAGAGGGCCTGGTCTTCGTCCGGGGCCCGGGTGTGGCTGCGGCTGCGTGGCGGTGGGCTCAGCTGCCTGCGCCGTCGCGGTGTGGGCAGGGGCTCGTGCGGGCGGCTGACAGATTCCCGCCGGGTGCCGGGGACCCCCagcagggcccactccttgtgctgAGTCTCTTATGGGTGCCAACCTGGACCCCACCCGTGCGGCTTTCCGGGCAGGCCCCCGCTGGCGCCAGGGCCCGGCGCCCTCTTTCCGAGCCTTGTTCtacaggggaggaaactgaggcccagactcACCTGAGGCTGaggccccgcccccctccccccacccaccccggggCAGCCCCAGGTGTCCCAGGAGGGGCCCGGACGGTGCAGGGGTTCATTTAGGACTTAGAGAGGTGAGCTCTGGGGGCTGGGCTGGCGCTGCCACCTGGGGCCCCCTCCACCCCGGTCCTGGGGGGACAGGTCTGGGTAGGGGACATGGACAGGCCTGGGGTCTTATCCCCAGCCTGGGCCTCCCCCACCAAGGGGAGGCTTCTTTCCCACGGGCACCCGGGGCCCCGCGCCCATTTTACAGGCGAGGAAGCCCCCGCCTCCGGCTCCTCCTCCCTGGGGCCTGCTCACCTGCCGGCTCCCACCTGAGGCTCCCTCGGGCGAGCGGGTGGGTGGGGGGCTCGGGGCCCGGAGCCCTCCACTCTGGAGAGaagggcaggggtgaggggcCGCCAGCCACCTGGGAGGGGCCTGAGGCGGGGAGGGGCCCAGCCAGCCTGCACCCCCTGCTCTCCCCACTCCGCCCGGCGTGCCCCGGGCACCCACGGAGACTGGTTTTGTCCTGGGACACAGCCTCCGAGCAGCTCAGAGGCATGCAGCTGGCGCTCAATAAGTGCAGATGGGACAGAGGAATGGGTGGGATCGGGCCCGGGGCCCAGTCCTCGGGGAAACCCCAGACCCCGGCGGATCAGGGAGGCCAGCACGGCGGAGGGGGCTCCAGGGGCAGCCCAGATTGTCCGGCGGGGGGGCCGGGGACCCCCAGTTCCTCACCTCGCTGGCCCACGCCGCGGACTCGGTCTCCAGACCCGCTTCTGGGCCAGGCACCTCTGTGGAGGGGCCTGAGGGCGGCAGGAGGGAATATGGGGGGCCCCCCCGCACGCAGGAGGGGGGGGCAGGCACCCGCGGGCAGGAGGGAATATGGGGGGCCCCCCGCACGCAGGAGGGGGGGCAGGCACCCGCGGGCCACGGATAGGCGCGCGGCGTGGGCAGGTAGCAGCTGGCACTCACCGGGCGCCCGGCGCGGGCTCAGCACCAGCCGGCCCACCTTGCGGAGGATCACCCGCAGCGGCTGCGGGAGGGCGAGGCCGGGCGGCCGGCGGCAGGAGTGCGCGGGCAGCCGCTCCGGAGTGAAGCCCTTGGGCGCGGGACACGGGCGTCAGCGCGCCGCGGGCCCCCAGGGGCCGGCAGCCGAGCGCCCCGGGCCGCGAGCGCCGCGCACCTGCGTGAAGAAGTCGTCCTGCAGGAGCAGGTCCAGGCTGGGCCGCGCGGCCGGCTCGGGCGCCAGGAGGCGGGCGAGGAGGCGGCGGGCGCCGGGCGACAGGTGCGCCGGCTCGGCGTAGCGGCCCGCGCGGATGTTCTGGAACAGCTCCGCCAGGGGCGCCCCGGCGAAGGGCGGCGAGCCCGTCAGCGCCGTGTACCTGGGCCGGGGGGCGAGGCGGGGATCTGGGTGCCCGCTCACACCTGTCCCGGGCAGCCAGGGTTTGCGCGCACCTACCTGTGCACACCTGGCCACACCTGTCTACCCACGCGCCCCTGCGCCAGACATACTCTGCGTCCATTTCCCCAGTGCCTGCTCACACCTGGCCATTCCTGCTCAGACGCCAGCAGCTGGCCATCCACCTGCCTGCACCTGTCCGATTCGGGCTTATGCCCGTGGACACCTGCTGCGCTCCAGCATGCGCTTCACACCTGAACATGAGCCCACATGCCCGGGCCACGCCCACCTGTCCCCACCTGACCATGCGTGCTCACACCTGCCCGCCCTCGCCCCACAGCCCCCCACACCTCACGATCATACCTGCAGTCGAATTACACCAAGTGCACGTGCCCACCTGTCCCACAGCTGCACACACCTGTCACGCTCTGTTCTGGGCATGCGCCCGCCTGCCCATACCTGGTCCCACCTGGCCCCACCTGGACGGTCGTGCCCACCTTCCAGGGCCCCACTCACATGGTGCAGCCCAGAGCCCAGATGTCGGACTGGCAGGAGTGCCCGTTCCTGGAGATGACCTCTGGGGCCAGGAAGTTTGGGGTCCCACAGAGCACTCTAGGAGGGGGATAACGGGGGGCTCAGGAAGGCTGGGGTCCCGTCcagacccagagcctcctggtctCACCTGTGGCAGCGGCCCCCGGGCCCCACCCTGGCGGCCAGCCCCAGGTCTCCGATCTTCACCTCCATGGAGTCGTTAAGGAAGAAGTTACCTGCGGCagggggggcggggtgagggcgAGAGCCGCCCCCCGGGCCCCTCGCCCTGCCGCGCCCCCCTCACCCACACGCACTGGGCTTCAGGTCCCGGTGCACGATGCGCCGCTGGTGCAGGTGGCGCAGGCCGCTGACCAGGCCCCGCAGGTAGTAGCGCACCTCTGGCTCCGTCAGCCTCTGCCGCGCCTTCAGCACGTGGGCCAGGGACTGCGGGGACCGGCAGGCAGCCGCCAGCACCGGGCCACCCAGGCGGGCCCAAGAAGGCAAAGGTGAGTTTAGCTTGGCCCAGGTGGGCCCAGGTGAGCCCAGGTGGGCCTGGGGGGAGCTCAGGTGGGCTCAAGGAGAAAGACATGTGTTCAGAAAGGCGCAGGTGGCCACAGGTGACAAGGGGAGGGGCTTGATGACTGTAGCGTAAGCTGGGCAGGTAGACGCAGGTGGGCTCAGGTGTGCCTAAGTAGATCCAGAGCACCGACCTGGGCAGGTGAGTAAAGGAGGGCACAGAGGGGCATACATGGGCACAGAAAGCATTAACTGGGTGCTGGTCAAGGGTGCAAAATGGGCAGGGCGCGGGCACAGGTAGAAGCAGGCCcaggtgggcagggggtgggCCCAGGCCAGCCCCCGCCCCGCGGGCACCTGGCGGCTGCAGTACTCCAGCACCAGGTACACGTGGTCGCGGTCGGCGAAGTGTCCGTGCAAGGCCACGACGTTGCGGTGCCGCAGGCAGCTGTGCAGGGCCACCTCGCGCTCCACCTGCAGGCACGGCCCCCAGGTGGCCTCACCTCCCTGCTGgacgcgcccccccccccgcccccggggccCCGGGGCCCTTGGGACACCGAGGGCAGCTGCGCACCTTCCCCCGCAGGCTCCCGCCCCGCGGCACCACCTTGAGCGCGAACACGGCGCCGGAGCACATGTCGGTGAGCAGGTAGCAGCGGCTGGAGGCGCCCTGCGGGGAGGGAGGGCTCAGGCGGGCCAGGGGGGCCCCCCACGACCCCCAGGCTCAGGCGTGGACCCCGCGCCACAAACACGGAGACCGATGCCAAAGGCACAGGGACGTGCAGCCACTTAGACACACACCTGGACACACACACCTGAGCACACAACGCACGCAGCACACCTGGAAGCTGGATGACCGTCAGGTCTGAAGGGGGTGAGGGGTGCGTGCGCGTGACACCCCCGGCCCTGACGCTGCGGAGGATCCGTGCCGGCCAGGCCACGGCCAGGGCGCCTCCGCCACTGTCGCCCGCTGACCCAGTGCCCACTGCAGCTCGGGGCGGGGGACCCAGGCGAGGGCAGACCCCGCACGCCCTGTGCAGGCGCGTGGGCCGATGGGAGCACAACTCCACTTGGCGCCCCACGCTGGGGCACACCTGCCCGCCTGCAGCCTGGGGGGCCGGCcccgtcccccaccccacccagccccGGAACCCCTCCCTGCAGCGCCCAGGACCCCCACCCCGCCGGGACCCCCACCCAGCCCGGGAACCCCTCCCTGCAGGGCCCGGGACCCCCACCCCGCCAGGACCCCCTCCCCACCGGGCCCCCCTCCCTGCTAGGATCCCCACCCTGCCCTgaaccccctcccctccccgctgggacccccaccaccccctccagTCCTCGCTGGGACCCCCACCCTGTCCTGGACTCCCTCCCTGCCAagacccccaccctgccctggacCGTCCCTCTCCACTGGGACCCCCCCCGCtggccccccccccgcccgcccccccccccccccgctgccccGGACCCCTGGCCGCCCCGGGAAGCCCCTGGCCGCGGAGCCCCCACCTTGCCGATCAGCTCCCCGCGCCGGTAGACGCGCCCCGAGCCCGGGTCGCGCAGGAAGGCGGCCACCAGCGGGTGGCTCGTGCGCCGTCGCCGCGGTCCAGGCTCCATCGCGCTCCGAGGccaccgcacgggcactggcgCAGCCCGGGGCGGCCTCCCCGCGCCTCGGCTCTGGGGGCGCCCGCGGGCGGGGGCCGCGTCCCATTGGCTgcgggaggcggggcggggcctgggcgctCTCCCCCCGCAGCCCCGCCCCTGCCTACGGCTCCGGAGCGCCCCATTTCCCTGggctggaaactgaggctcaggggggCCTCCCCCCCGGGGGCACGGAGTTAGCCTGAACGTGTCAGTCTGTGGCTCCTCCCTGGGGGGCTCCCCGGCGCCCGCGTGATAGGGCTGGCACCGGGGAGCCAAGGCAGGCTGTGGAGCAGCCGGGAAGCCCCAGCACCCCTGCGGCTGGAGCCGGGGGAGGAGTGAGGCAGGGCTGGGAACCGGGGGGGGCTCTGGGTTCGCGCAGGGGTGGAGGGCGTCGGCAAGAAGGGACGGGGCTTGGGGTCCAAGGGCCCTgagtggggggcgtggggggcgaCCTGATGAGAAGACCTGGGACGGCCTGGGCCCCTGCGGCCACTCTGCGGCCCCGCCCCGGCTGTCCCCTGCAGCCCCttgtcccattttacaggtgagcaaacagaggcccaggaggcTACAGGCTCCCCCGCAGGGAAGGCAGGGCGGCTGGACTTGAACCCGGGCCGCCGGCGTTCCTGCACCAACATTACGTAACCCGGGAGCGGGGAGGGGCCGGCAGAGCTCCCCGGGCTGGCATCAGGCCTTGGAATTTTCCAGACACCAGATTTCGGGATCCAGACTTTCCACCAGGAGCACAGGGCACCTGCGCCGGAAGGGGGCACGGGGGCCCCCGCGGGGGCACTGCACCGGGCCAGACCGGGCCGCGTCGTGCCCGTCACCCCAGAACCCACGGAGGCGGGGCACCGGTTCTTCCCAGACAGTGCGCCTCCACCCCGGGTGAATTCAGGTACTTGCTAAGCACCTGCTGTATACACGGAGTCTGCCGGACCCCCAAGGTCCCGGCAGTTCAGAGGACCTCGATGACACTGTCCATGTCACACCCAGGCTGGGTCGGGGACGGActgtggtgaagctggcctgcCCCCGGCActgcccccagcagcctcccGGAGCAGTGCCAGGCAGAGCCCGGGCGCCAGGCGGGCGGCAGAGCTGACCGGATGCCCGGATGATCTTGGGAGAAGGAGGTGCCCAGGgccagcccccccaccccgctgCCCCCCTCGTTCCCAGCTGAGCCGGGGCAGGGGTCCTGTTGTCCTCGCCTGAGCCCCTCTGAGCAGCTGCCCCCAGACCCCGCCCACCCCAGCCTGACCCCCGACACTGGCGCCCTCTCCAGACACATTCCCTGGAAGCTGCTTCTGCTCCCGAGAGCGTCTtctcattcgttcattcattctttttttaaaagatttttacacttttatttatttatttatgtacacACCCTGTTGTGtttttgcgctcgctgtctgctctctgtgtgcctTCACTGTGCGCTCGCTGTCTTCTCTCCGTGTGCCTTCACTGTGCGCGcgctgtctgcttgccttctcttttatttttttttaaagatttatttttatttatttcccccaccaccaccacttgtctgctctctgtgtccattcgctgtgtgttctgtgtccgcttggattctcggtataaccgggaatctgtgtttctttttgttgtcatcttgctgcaccagctctccctgtgggcggcgccattcctgggcaggctgcacctctttcgtgctgggtggctctccttgcggggcgcactccttgcacttggggctcccttacgtgggggacacccctgcgtggcagggcactccttgcacacatcagcactgcgcatgggccagctccacacgggtcaggaggcccagggtttgaaccgcggacctcccatgtggtaggcggacgccctatcggtcgagccacatctgcttccctcatgtcTTTTAGGGGAACCCATCCCAGGTCCTCCGACGTGGGAGGCGCTCCACCGCGTGAGCCGCCGCAGCTCCCTGCTTCGCTGcgcctccctctgtccctcctgTGTCTCCTTCGTTGCATTGTCTTGTcgtgccagctcgccttcaccaggaggccctgggattcgaacccaggacctcccatatgttagacgggagcccagtcgcctgagccacatcggcgCCCCCCGTTCGTTCTTTACTCGCCGTTCACAGCGGGTATTCACGGAGCCGCAGCCCTGGGGCGGGAACAGCGAGACCCCAGTGGCCCGTcctggaggggagaagggagcacCCAGCGAGGAGGGGCGAGAACGcccggcggggcgggggctgccAGGCAAAGGAGAGCAGAGGGGGTGGCGGGCTGGGACACGTGGGCCGGGGAGGGCCCTCCGGCCTGCCCAAGGGGGCGGTGTCCCCGACGGGGACTGTGGAAACGGGGGGCACGTGTCCTGCACGTCGGCGGGGTTTGAGCCACGCGAGGCCATGGCGGGGGCCCTCGGCCTTCTCTCTCGCCCTCTGTTCCAGAAGGAAGTGAGCTCTCCAATCACGATACGCGAAGGGTATCGTTAGGTGCCCCGGCTGCGCCCCCTCGCGCCCCAAAACCCCACAGCCTCGTGGGGCTTCTTGACGGCCCCACTTTACAGACGTGGAAACCGAGGCACGTGTGTGGGACGTGCCTGGGCGCGCGGGGCTGGGACGTGGCGGGGGGGGCCGGCCTCCCCATGCCGAGCCCCGCCCCGGGGTCCCAAGGCGCCGGCTGGAGCCCCTCGGCCTGCCCCGTGGGTGCCCCGAGCGCCCCGGCCTGCGGAGCCCGCTTTCCTTCCAGCCTCTTCTCTCGTGACCTCAGCTAATTCTCCAGCCTCAGCAGATTTCCCGGGAGAAGCGCAGGGAGCGCGGCTTAAAATACCTGCCCGCAGGTGGAGGGCGCTGACGCAGCACCCCGCGGCCGGGCTCCCGGGGGACCTCGGGCGGCTCGGGGGAAGGGAGCGGGGCCAGCGGAGGcccgggaccccccccccccaagtctcCTGGCCTTCACAGCCCCCGGGCCTGTCCCCCGCGCTCTCGGCCTGTCCGTCGCAGCCTTTGGGGATGGCGGCTTCGTCAGCAGAAGCCATCAGAGGGACCCCGGTGCCGCCGCCCCCCAGAAACCCGTAACCCCAAGGCCGGCGCGGTCTCTGGGCACCACGTCCCCCCGTCCTTGTCCCTGTCCTCCTGGGCCCTACGGATTTTTTTCCACCTCTCCGCGTCCGCGTGACAACCTTGCACCTGGAGCCGGGGCTCCACCCTGTGGCCCTCAGCCCTGCTGACATGACAGGGAGGTCACTTGGCCGGGCTCGCCCCATGGCGGCCTGGAGTGGGCGGCCggtccctcccctcccagccccatCTGGACGGCAGAGCTTGccttggggctgggggagggcgggggtCCTGGGGCGTGGAGGCTTGGGGCACTGCGGGGCGGCTAGGAGTTGGACCTAAGGGCCGCCCTGGGGCGCAGATCCCCACTGGCCACGCTTTGGGTGTCTGACCAATCCTCCGGTGCGTGGCCGGACCACGGTTTGCTTCTCCAGGGGTCCACTAAGGCCCACCGGCTCGCCTCCGGCTTTGGGCCATTGTGAGTGACGCCGCGGGGAACGCCTGAGCGCAGGTTTCCGTCGCAACTTCTGTTTCCAGGCGTTTGGGGCGCCGTTGCCAGGTCCCATCGCGTCGCCGTGCCAGCCTTTTGAGGACCCGCCGCCCTCGCCCCAGCTCCTCCGTTTCCTTTTTCCCACGCATGCTGTGAGGACGGAGGAAGCTGGGAACCCCTGGCCGGGCCCTGAGGCTCGGAGCTGTCCCGCAGCTGGGAGTCTTGCCcgggccctccccaccccagctggaGAATGAGGGTGCAGGACCCACCCAGGGGTCCACTGCCGGCCTGGAGCTGCGGAGGGCTGTGGTGCGAGGAACGACACGGAACCCCGCCTTCGGACACTGGCCTGTCAAGTCTCGCGGGGCAGCCCGGCAGACGTGAGCCCCCCAGGGCAGCGGCCGGCTCCCGGGGCACGAGGCGGCTCACTGCTGCCCTTGGGGGGCTCACGGTCGCTGGATTAGGGCACGAGGGCCAGGCAGCATCCCCGGGGATCACGGCTGCCCGAAGCCAGGACCCTTTGGTTAGAGAGAACAGAAAATAGGGAGGCAggagttgggcacccgcctcccacatgggagctcccaggtGCCTCATAAAAGAAGACGAAtgagggaagctgctgtggctcaagcactttGGCTCCCGgttactatatgggaggtccagggctcaatgcccagggcctcctggtgagggcaagatggcccgtgtggcgagctggcacatgcaggagtgctgccccgcacaggagtgccagccgatgtggagagctggcgcagcaagatgacgcaacaagggacacagaggagagacaataagaagacatagcagaccagggagctgaggtggtgcaagagagtgatcacctctctcccactctggaaggtcccaggatcagttccgagagctgcctaatgagaacacaacagaaacagaagaatacacagcgaatggacacagagagcagacaacgggggaaatggggcggggggtgggggggagaaatagatgaataaatcttaaagggaaaaaaaagacaagcaagacagcaagctgatgtgatgagctagcatggcgagctgatgcagtgagatgacacaatgaggagacacaagagacgtaacaagcagggagtgggtgtggctcaagcaattgggtgcctccctcccacataagaggtcctgggtttggttcctggtgcctttaaaaaaaagaaaagaaagatgaacagacacagagagcagacagtgagtgcaaacaatgagggcaatagaaataaataaaatcttaaaaaagaactaGGAGGAAAAAGTAGACGGCTTCAGGGACTCAGACAAGGGTTGAGaaatctgccctttcccctcctgcCCTCGCATTGGCACCTCCCTGGGGCGGCTCTCCCTGTGGCGGCAAAGACACCAGCAGCCCCAACTCTCCCTTGGTAACCCCGGAAGACAGAGAGAACTGCTCCCCCAGATGCCCAGAGCGAGTCCCAGGGCAGGCTCTCATTGGCCCACTTGGGTCACGTGCTCATCCTGGACCAATCGCTGTGGCCGGGGAGACAATTTCCCGGTCGGCCAAGCAGGGACCATGCGATGCAATGGGGAGGTGGAGGGCCAGCCCCCCGGAAGGCGGCGGGGAGGCCGGGGCGAGGCAGAGGGGCAGGAAGGGGCTCTGGGAAGAATCCCGGGCACCCTGCGTTGGCCGGGGCGCGGGGTGCCTGGAGATCCCGGGCCCCGCCGTGCACGGCCTCCGAGTTTGTGGCCCCCCACATCACGGCCCGCGACGGCCGCGGGGGTCCGAGACCGGGGCTGGAGGGGTGGGCGGGTCCCCCTCTGCGTGCTCCATTCCGTGGCCTGGAGACCGGGGCCCGGACTGGGGGCTCCCGGGAGGCcacggggcgggggtggggagagacCTGCTCACGGGGATTTCCTGCGCAGGAGCCCGGCTGAGCCTCGTCCACGTGGGCCCGGGGGCACCTGATGACCCCTCGGCCGGGGCCGGGCGGGAGCCCCCGGGAGTGCAGCCGCTGGCGCACCCTCGGCTGGGAACCTGGGAGCGTGGTGGGGTCCAGGGGCGGGGTccaggggcgggggccggggcaggggccggggcgggggcaggggacgAGGGAGACGGAGGCCACTGGGCCCGGCCGGGCTCAGGACCCCAGCACCCACGCCCACCCCATCTAGCCCATCCCACAAGCGCGTGGGCCCCGCGCGGGGAGCGCCGCCTGCTGTATGCACTTTCTATATGACATGGTGCCTGCTGCATGCACTCCCTGCAGGGTGCAGTGCCTGCTGCATGCACTTTCCATAT
Protein-coding regions in this window:
- the PLK5 gene encoding inactive serine/threonine-protein kinase PLK5 encodes the protein MEPGPRRRRTSHPLVAAFLRDPGSGRVYRRGELIGKGASSRCYLLTDMCSGAVFALKVVPRGGSLRGKVEREVALHSCLRHRNVVALHGHFADRDHVYLVLEYCSRQSLAHVLKARQRLTEPEVRYYLRGLVSGLRHLHQRRIVHRDLKPSNFFLNDSMEVKIGDLGLAARVGPGGRCHRVLCGTPNFLAPEVISRNGHSCQSDIWALGCTMYTALTGSPPFAGAPLAELFQNIRAGRYAEPAHLSPGARRLLARLLAPEPAARPSLDLLLQDDFFTQGFTPERLPAHSCRRPPGLALPQPLRVILRKVGRLVLSPRRAPGPSTEVPGPEAGLETESAAWASESGGLRAPSPPPTRSPEGASGGSRQFPPL